The following proteins are co-located in the Urocitellus parryii isolate mUroPar1 chromosome 15, mUroPar1.hap1, whole genome shotgun sequence genome:
- the Znf606 gene encoding zinc finger protein 606 isoform X1, with product MTVSADWESSALGQVVLLDRHLVDLSSGMAAINPWASWGALMDQSWGMAAVDPWASWALCPQDSAWLMDGSNEEGRRAAGHPAAQVQEPVTFEDVAVDFTQEEWGQLDLVQRTLYRDVMLETYGHLLSVGNQIAKPEVISLLEQGEEPWLVEQTCPESSCPEWMRGHESSALIPAQSTFNEEQSHGMKLKRYIWDDPWFSRLGVWGCKDQLEMCHTNQSTAMRQMVFMQKQVLSQRGLNSEFCGLGAEYSQSVNFVPCQRVSQLEHFYKPDVHAESWRCNSAIMYADKITCENSDYDKALYQSLHPVHPVKMQTGDDLFKCTDAVKSFNHIIHFGDHKGMHTGEKLYEYKECHQIFNQSPSFNEHPRLHMGENQYDYKEYENIFYFSSFMEHQKLGAVEKVCKYNEWEKVFGYDSFLTQHTSSYNAEKPFEYSECGTSFIWSSYLIQHKKSHAGEKPYECDKCGKAFRNRSALTKHERTHTGIKPYECNKCGKAFSWNSHLVVHKRIHTGEKPYVCNECGKSFNWNSHLIGHQRTHTGEKPFECTECGKSFSWSSHLIAHMRMHTGEKPFKCDECEKAFRDYSALSKHERTHSGAKPYKCTECGKSFSWSSHLIAHQRTHTGEKPYNCQECGKAFRERSALTKHEIIHSGIKPYECNKCGKSCSQMAHLVRHQRTHTGEKPYECNKCGKSFSQSCHLVAHRRIHTGEKPYKCNQCERSFNCSSHLIAHRRTHTGEKPYRCNECGKAFNESSSLIVHLRNHTGEKPYKCNHCEKAFCKNSSLIIHQRMHSGEKRFICSQCGRAFSGHSALLQHQRSHSEEKRP from the exons ATGACTGTATCTGCAG ACTGGGAATCAAGTGCTCTTGGGCAGGTGGTGCTCCTGGACAGGCACCTGGTTGATCTGTCCTCAGGGATGGCGGCCATCAACCCGTGGGCCTCGTGGG GTGCCCTTATGGACCAGTCCTGGGGGATGGCAGCTGTTGACCCGTGGGCCTCCTGGG cTCTGTGTCCTCAGGACTCTGCGTGGCTCATGGATGGGAGCAacgaggaggggaggagggctgcTGGGCACCCAGCAGCCCAGGTCCAG GAACCAGTGACCTTCGAGGACGTGGCTGTGGACTTCACCCAAGAAGAGTGGGGGCAACTAGATCTTGTGCAGAGGACTCTGTACCGGGACGTGATGCTGGAGACCTATGGGCACCTGCTCTCTGTGG GGAATCAGATTGCCAAGCCTGAGGTCATCTCCCTGTTGGAACAAGGAGAAGAACCGTGGTTGGTGGAGCAGACGTGTCCCGAGAGCTCTTGTCCAG agTGGATGAGAGGTCATGAAAGCAGTGCCTTGATCCCAGCACAGAGTACTTTCAATGAAGAACAATCCCACGGCATGAAGTTGAAAAGATACATATGGGATGATCCTTGGTTTTCTAGGTTAGGAGTTTGGGGATGTAAAGACCAATTAGAAATGTGCCATACAAACCAGAGTACAGCTATGAGGCAAATGGTCTTCATGCAAAAACAAGTCCTGTCTCAGAGAGGACTGAATTCTGAATTCTGTGGACTGGGGGCAGAGTATAGCCAGAGCGTAAACTTCGTTCCCTGTCAGAGGGTTTCTCAGTTAGAGCATTTCTATAAACCTGATGTGCATGCTGAAAGCTGGAGGTGCAACTCAGCCATAATGTATGCAGATAAGATCACCTGTGAAAACAGTGATTATGACAAAGCCCTGTACCAGTCCCTCCACCCTGTTCACCCTGTAAAAATGCAAACTGGGGATGATCTTTTCAAATGTACTGATGCTGTTAAGTCTTTCAACCATATAATACATTTTGGTGATCATAAAGGAATGCACACAGGAGAAAAACTGTATGAGTATAAGGAGTGCCATCAAATCTTTAACCAGAGCCCATCCTTTAATGAACATCCAAGactccatatgggagaaaaccaGTATGATTACAAAGAATATGAGAATATCTTTTACTTCTCATCCTTTATGGAACATCAGAAACTTGGTGCTGTAGAGAAAGTGTGTAAATACAATGAGTGGGAGAAAGTCTTTGGGTATGACTCGTTCCTCACTCAACACACAAGCTCTTACAATGCAGAGAAGCCCTTTGAGTACAGTGAGTGTGGCACGTCCTTCATCTGGAGCTCCTACCTGATTCAGCATAAGAAGAGTCatgctggagagaagccctatgaatgtgacAAGTGTGGAAAAGCTTTTAGGAATCGTTCCGCCCTTACTAAACACGAGCGGACTCACACTGGAAtaaaaccctatgaatgtaacaagtgtggaaaagcctttagcTGGAATTCTCACCTTGTTGTACACAAGAGGATACATACAGGAGAAAAACCTTATGTATGTAATGAGTGTGGGAAATCTTTCAACTGGAACTCCCATCTTATTGGACACCAGAggactcatactggagagaagccttttGAGTGTACAGAGTGTGGGAAGTCTTTCAGCTGGAGCTCCCACCTCATTGCCCACATgagaatgcatactggagagaagccctttaAATGTGACGAGTGTGAGAAGGCTTTTAGGGATTACTCAGCTCTTAGTAAACACGAACGAACTCACTCTGGAGCAAAACCATATAAATGCACTGAGTGTGGAAAATCCTTCAGCTGGAGCTCCCATCTCATTGCCCACCAGAGAACTCACACAGGGGAGAAACCCTATAACTGCCAGGAATGTGGCAAAGCATTCAGAGAACGCTCAGCCCTCACTAAGCATGAAATCATTCATTCTGGAAttaagccctatgaatgtaacaAATGTGGGAAATCCTGCAGCCAAATGGCTCACCTTGTTAGGCATCAAAGgactcacactggagaaaaaccctATGAGTGCAATAAATGTGGGAAGTCCTTCAGTCAGAGCTGTCACCTGGTGGCTCATCGGAGAATTCACACTGGTGAGAAACCCTATAAATGTAATCAGTGTGAAAGGTCCTTTAACTGTAGCTCTCACCTTATTGCACAccggagaactcacactggagagaaaccatacagaTGTAATGAATGTGGGAAGGCATTCAATGAGAGCTCTTCCCTGATTGTGCACCTGAGAaaccacactggagagaagccctacaagtgtaaCCACTGTGAGAAAGCTTTCTGTAAGAATTCCTCCCTTATCATCCACCAGAGAATGCACAGTGGAGAGAAGCGCTTCATATGCAGCCAGTGTGGAAGAGCCTTCAGCGGCCACTCGGCCCTGCTTCAGCACCAGAGGAGTCACAGCGAGGAGAAACGTCCTTGA
- the Znf606 gene encoding zinc finger protein 606 isoform X2, translating to MAAINPWASWGALMDQSWGMAAVDPWASWALCPQDSAWLMDGSNEEGRRAAGHPAAQVQEPVTFEDVAVDFTQEEWGQLDLVQRTLYRDVMLETYGHLLSVGNQIAKPEVISLLEQGEEPWLVEQTCPESSCPEWMRGHESSALIPAQSTFNEEQSHGMKLKRYIWDDPWFSRLGVWGCKDQLEMCHTNQSTAMRQMVFMQKQVLSQRGLNSEFCGLGAEYSQSVNFVPCQRVSQLEHFYKPDVHAESWRCNSAIMYADKITCENSDYDKALYQSLHPVHPVKMQTGDDLFKCTDAVKSFNHIIHFGDHKGMHTGEKLYEYKECHQIFNQSPSFNEHPRLHMGENQYDYKEYENIFYFSSFMEHQKLGAVEKVCKYNEWEKVFGYDSFLTQHTSSYNAEKPFEYSECGTSFIWSSYLIQHKKSHAGEKPYECDKCGKAFRNRSALTKHERTHTGIKPYECNKCGKAFSWNSHLVVHKRIHTGEKPYVCNECGKSFNWNSHLIGHQRTHTGEKPFECTECGKSFSWSSHLIAHMRMHTGEKPFKCDECEKAFRDYSALSKHERTHSGAKPYKCTECGKSFSWSSHLIAHQRTHTGEKPYNCQECGKAFRERSALTKHEIIHSGIKPYECNKCGKSCSQMAHLVRHQRTHTGEKPYECNKCGKSFSQSCHLVAHRRIHTGEKPYKCNQCERSFNCSSHLIAHRRTHTGEKPYRCNECGKAFNESSSLIVHLRNHTGEKPYKCNHCEKAFCKNSSLIIHQRMHSGEKRFICSQCGRAFSGHSALLQHQRSHSEEKRP from the exons ATGGCGGCCATCAACCCGTGGGCCTCGTGGG GTGCCCTTATGGACCAGTCCTGGGGGATGGCAGCTGTTGACCCGTGGGCCTCCTGGG cTCTGTGTCCTCAGGACTCTGCGTGGCTCATGGATGGGAGCAacgaggaggggaggagggctgcTGGGCACCCAGCAGCCCAGGTCCAG GAACCAGTGACCTTCGAGGACGTGGCTGTGGACTTCACCCAAGAAGAGTGGGGGCAACTAGATCTTGTGCAGAGGACTCTGTACCGGGACGTGATGCTGGAGACCTATGGGCACCTGCTCTCTGTGG GGAATCAGATTGCCAAGCCTGAGGTCATCTCCCTGTTGGAACAAGGAGAAGAACCGTGGTTGGTGGAGCAGACGTGTCCCGAGAGCTCTTGTCCAG agTGGATGAGAGGTCATGAAAGCAGTGCCTTGATCCCAGCACAGAGTACTTTCAATGAAGAACAATCCCACGGCATGAAGTTGAAAAGATACATATGGGATGATCCTTGGTTTTCTAGGTTAGGAGTTTGGGGATGTAAAGACCAATTAGAAATGTGCCATACAAACCAGAGTACAGCTATGAGGCAAATGGTCTTCATGCAAAAACAAGTCCTGTCTCAGAGAGGACTGAATTCTGAATTCTGTGGACTGGGGGCAGAGTATAGCCAGAGCGTAAACTTCGTTCCCTGTCAGAGGGTTTCTCAGTTAGAGCATTTCTATAAACCTGATGTGCATGCTGAAAGCTGGAGGTGCAACTCAGCCATAATGTATGCAGATAAGATCACCTGTGAAAACAGTGATTATGACAAAGCCCTGTACCAGTCCCTCCACCCTGTTCACCCTGTAAAAATGCAAACTGGGGATGATCTTTTCAAATGTACTGATGCTGTTAAGTCTTTCAACCATATAATACATTTTGGTGATCATAAAGGAATGCACACAGGAGAAAAACTGTATGAGTATAAGGAGTGCCATCAAATCTTTAACCAGAGCCCATCCTTTAATGAACATCCAAGactccatatgggagaaaaccaGTATGATTACAAAGAATATGAGAATATCTTTTACTTCTCATCCTTTATGGAACATCAGAAACTTGGTGCTGTAGAGAAAGTGTGTAAATACAATGAGTGGGAGAAAGTCTTTGGGTATGACTCGTTCCTCACTCAACACACAAGCTCTTACAATGCAGAGAAGCCCTTTGAGTACAGTGAGTGTGGCACGTCCTTCATCTGGAGCTCCTACCTGATTCAGCATAAGAAGAGTCatgctggagagaagccctatgaatgtgacAAGTGTGGAAAAGCTTTTAGGAATCGTTCCGCCCTTACTAAACACGAGCGGACTCACACTGGAAtaaaaccctatgaatgtaacaagtgtggaaaagcctttagcTGGAATTCTCACCTTGTTGTACACAAGAGGATACATACAGGAGAAAAACCTTATGTATGTAATGAGTGTGGGAAATCTTTCAACTGGAACTCCCATCTTATTGGACACCAGAggactcatactggagagaagccttttGAGTGTACAGAGTGTGGGAAGTCTTTCAGCTGGAGCTCCCACCTCATTGCCCACATgagaatgcatactggagagaagccctttaAATGTGACGAGTGTGAGAAGGCTTTTAGGGATTACTCAGCTCTTAGTAAACACGAACGAACTCACTCTGGAGCAAAACCATATAAATGCACTGAGTGTGGAAAATCCTTCAGCTGGAGCTCCCATCTCATTGCCCACCAGAGAACTCACACAGGGGAGAAACCCTATAACTGCCAGGAATGTGGCAAAGCATTCAGAGAACGCTCAGCCCTCACTAAGCATGAAATCATTCATTCTGGAAttaagccctatgaatgtaacaAATGTGGGAAATCCTGCAGCCAAATGGCTCACCTTGTTAGGCATCAAAGgactcacactggagaaaaaccctATGAGTGCAATAAATGTGGGAAGTCCTTCAGTCAGAGCTGTCACCTGGTGGCTCATCGGAGAATTCACACTGGTGAGAAACCCTATAAATGTAATCAGTGTGAAAGGTCCTTTAACTGTAGCTCTCACCTTATTGCACAccggagaactcacactggagagaaaccatacagaTGTAATGAATGTGGGAAGGCATTCAATGAGAGCTCTTCCCTGATTGTGCACCTGAGAaaccacactggagagaagccctacaagtgtaaCCACTGTGAGAAAGCTTTCTGTAAGAATTCCTCCCTTATCATCCACCAGAGAATGCACAGTGGAGAGAAGCGCTTCATATGCAGCCAGTGTGGAAGAGCCTTCAGCGGCCACTCGGCCCTGCTTCAGCACCAGAGGAGTCACAGCGAGGAGAAACGTCCTTGA
- the Znf606 gene encoding zinc finger protein 606 isoform X3 — MRGHESSALIPAQSTFNEEQSHGMKLKRYIWDDPWFSRLGVWGCKDQLEMCHTNQSTAMRQMVFMQKQVLSQRGLNSEFCGLGAEYSQSVNFVPCQRVSQLEHFYKPDVHAESWRCNSAIMYADKITCENSDYDKALYQSLHPVHPVKMQTGDDLFKCTDAVKSFNHIIHFGDHKGMHTGEKLYEYKECHQIFNQSPSFNEHPRLHMGENQYDYKEYENIFYFSSFMEHQKLGAVEKVCKYNEWEKVFGYDSFLTQHTSSYNAEKPFEYSECGTSFIWSSYLIQHKKSHAGEKPYECDKCGKAFRNRSALTKHERTHTGIKPYECNKCGKAFSWNSHLVVHKRIHTGEKPYVCNECGKSFNWNSHLIGHQRTHTGEKPFECTECGKSFSWSSHLIAHMRMHTGEKPFKCDECEKAFRDYSALSKHERTHSGAKPYKCTECGKSFSWSSHLIAHQRTHTGEKPYNCQECGKAFRERSALTKHEIIHSGIKPYECNKCGKSCSQMAHLVRHQRTHTGEKPYECNKCGKSFSQSCHLVAHRRIHTGEKPYKCNQCERSFNCSSHLIAHRRTHTGEKPYRCNECGKAFNESSSLIVHLRNHTGEKPYKCNHCEKAFCKNSSLIIHQRMHSGEKRFICSQCGRAFSGHSALLQHQRSHSEEKRP; from the coding sequence ATGAGAGGTCATGAAAGCAGTGCCTTGATCCCAGCACAGAGTACTTTCAATGAAGAACAATCCCACGGCATGAAGTTGAAAAGATACATATGGGATGATCCTTGGTTTTCTAGGTTAGGAGTTTGGGGATGTAAAGACCAATTAGAAATGTGCCATACAAACCAGAGTACAGCTATGAGGCAAATGGTCTTCATGCAAAAACAAGTCCTGTCTCAGAGAGGACTGAATTCTGAATTCTGTGGACTGGGGGCAGAGTATAGCCAGAGCGTAAACTTCGTTCCCTGTCAGAGGGTTTCTCAGTTAGAGCATTTCTATAAACCTGATGTGCATGCTGAAAGCTGGAGGTGCAACTCAGCCATAATGTATGCAGATAAGATCACCTGTGAAAACAGTGATTATGACAAAGCCCTGTACCAGTCCCTCCACCCTGTTCACCCTGTAAAAATGCAAACTGGGGATGATCTTTTCAAATGTACTGATGCTGTTAAGTCTTTCAACCATATAATACATTTTGGTGATCATAAAGGAATGCACACAGGAGAAAAACTGTATGAGTATAAGGAGTGCCATCAAATCTTTAACCAGAGCCCATCCTTTAATGAACATCCAAGactccatatgggagaaaaccaGTATGATTACAAAGAATATGAGAATATCTTTTACTTCTCATCCTTTATGGAACATCAGAAACTTGGTGCTGTAGAGAAAGTGTGTAAATACAATGAGTGGGAGAAAGTCTTTGGGTATGACTCGTTCCTCACTCAACACACAAGCTCTTACAATGCAGAGAAGCCCTTTGAGTACAGTGAGTGTGGCACGTCCTTCATCTGGAGCTCCTACCTGATTCAGCATAAGAAGAGTCatgctggagagaagccctatgaatgtgacAAGTGTGGAAAAGCTTTTAGGAATCGTTCCGCCCTTACTAAACACGAGCGGACTCACACTGGAAtaaaaccctatgaatgtaacaagtgtggaaaagcctttagcTGGAATTCTCACCTTGTTGTACACAAGAGGATACATACAGGAGAAAAACCTTATGTATGTAATGAGTGTGGGAAATCTTTCAACTGGAACTCCCATCTTATTGGACACCAGAggactcatactggagagaagccttttGAGTGTACAGAGTGTGGGAAGTCTTTCAGCTGGAGCTCCCACCTCATTGCCCACATgagaatgcatactggagagaagccctttaAATGTGACGAGTGTGAGAAGGCTTTTAGGGATTACTCAGCTCTTAGTAAACACGAACGAACTCACTCTGGAGCAAAACCATATAAATGCACTGAGTGTGGAAAATCCTTCAGCTGGAGCTCCCATCTCATTGCCCACCAGAGAACTCACACAGGGGAGAAACCCTATAACTGCCAGGAATGTGGCAAAGCATTCAGAGAACGCTCAGCCCTCACTAAGCATGAAATCATTCATTCTGGAAttaagccctatgaatgtaacaAATGTGGGAAATCCTGCAGCCAAATGGCTCACCTTGTTAGGCATCAAAGgactcacactggagaaaaaccctATGAGTGCAATAAATGTGGGAAGTCCTTCAGTCAGAGCTGTCACCTGGTGGCTCATCGGAGAATTCACACTGGTGAGAAACCCTATAAATGTAATCAGTGTGAAAGGTCCTTTAACTGTAGCTCTCACCTTATTGCACAccggagaactcacactggagagaaaccatacagaTGTAATGAATGTGGGAAGGCATTCAATGAGAGCTCTTCCCTGATTGTGCACCTGAGAaaccacactggagagaagccctacaagtgtaaCCACTGTGAGAAAGCTTTCTGTAAGAATTCCTCCCTTATCATCCACCAGAGAATGCACAGTGGAGAGAAGCGCTTCATATGCAGCCAGTGTGGAAGAGCCTTCAGCGGCCACTCGGCCCTGCTTCAGCACCAGAGGAGTCACAGCGAGGAGAAACGTCCTTGA